One part of the Ochrobactrum quorumnocens genome encodes these proteins:
- a CDS encoding ABC transporter substrate-binding protein codes for MARFIASRRAFLVGSTSLVALPLLPRWAAAEDKAQKGGRLVVAADSEPRNLNPAIVASNGVFFVASKVIEPLAEASFDGENGLEPRLATSWKGSDDGLTATFHLREGVKWHDDTPFTSADVAFSAMEVWKPLQNLGRVVFKTLEKVETPDEHTAVFHFSEPTPFQLIRNALPALTAVLPKHVFEGTDIAANPANEKLIGTGPFKYAEHKTGEYYRLAKNENYWAEGEPYLDEIIYRVLPDRAAAAGALEAEEIDLAAFSAVPLADHDRISKVPGLTVVSKGYEALTYQLVVEINHRRKELADFKVRQAIAHAIDRDFVVKTIFLGYAKSSTGPVPQYDSQFYTDDVAAYPFDVEKANKLLDEAGYKRGNDGMRFELKLLPAPYFNETKQFGDYLRQALAVIGIDARIVNNDSAAHQKAVYTDHDFDLAIAPTVYRGDPAISTTILVESGIPAGVPFSNQGGYANAELDAVIAKAAHEIDEKKRTALYHQFQQLVEGDLPLINVAEWGFITVANERVKNVSNNPRWAVSNWANIWIAQ; via the coding sequence ATGGCTCGGTTTATTGCATCGCGCAGAGCATTTCTGGTTGGCTCAACTTCGCTGGTGGCTCTGCCGCTTTTACCGCGATGGGCGGCGGCGGAAGACAAGGCGCAAAAGGGTGGGCGGCTGGTTGTTGCTGCGGATTCTGAACCGCGTAATCTCAACCCGGCTATCGTCGCTTCGAACGGTGTCTTTTTCGTTGCAAGCAAAGTGATAGAGCCACTCGCCGAAGCTTCTTTCGATGGTGAGAATGGTCTTGAGCCACGCCTCGCAACCAGCTGGAAAGGTTCTGACGATGGGCTGACCGCCACCTTCCATTTACGCGAAGGTGTAAAGTGGCATGATGATACGCCTTTCACATCCGCAGACGTCGCTTTTTCTGCGATGGAAGTCTGGAAGCCGTTACAAAACCTCGGACGTGTTGTGTTCAAGACGCTCGAAAAAGTTGAAACACCGGACGAGCATACGGCTGTTTTCCATTTCAGTGAGCCAACCCCCTTCCAGCTTATCCGCAATGCGCTGCCTGCGCTGACTGCCGTTCTACCGAAACATGTTTTTGAGGGCACTGACATTGCTGCAAACCCGGCCAATGAAAAACTCATCGGCACTGGACCTTTCAAATATGCCGAACACAAGACCGGTGAATATTATCGGCTTGCGAAGAATGAGAATTATTGGGCTGAGGGTGAGCCTTATCTTGATGAAATCATCTATCGTGTGCTGCCGGACCGTGCAGCAGCAGCTGGAGCGCTGGAAGCGGAAGAGATCGACCTGGCAGCATTTTCTGCTGTCCCTCTCGCTGACCACGACCGTATCTCAAAAGTACCGGGGCTGACGGTTGTTTCCAAAGGTTATGAGGCGCTTACCTATCAGCTGGTGGTGGAGATCAATCATCGACGCAAAGAACTGGCAGACTTCAAGGTACGGCAGGCAATAGCCCATGCCATTGATCGCGATTTTGTGGTGAAGACCATTTTCCTTGGCTATGCCAAGTCTTCGACCGGACCCGTTCCGCAATACGACAGCCAGTTTTATACTGACGATGTCGCTGCTTATCCCTTCGATGTGGAAAAGGCGAACAAGCTTCTGGACGAGGCTGGCTACAAGCGCGGTAATGATGGCATGCGCTTTGAGCTGAAACTGCTGCCAGCACCTTATTTCAATGAAACCAAGCAGTTTGGCGATTATCTGCGGCAAGCGCTTGCGGTTATCGGAATTGATGCGCGTATCGTCAACAATGATTCCGCTGCACATCAGAAGGCGGTTTATACGGATCATGATTTTGATCTCGCAATCGCGCCAACTGTTTATCGCGGTGATCCTGCTATTTCGACCACCATTCTGGTTGAAAGTGGAATTCCTGCGGGCGTTCCGTTCTCCAATCAGGGTGGCTACGCCAATGCAGAACTGGACGCGGTGATTGCCAAAGCCGCGCATGAAATCGATGAAAAGAAGCGCACTGCGCTTTATCATCAATTCCAGCAATTGGTTGAAGGCGATCTCCCGCTCATCAACGTGGCCGAATGGGGCTTTATAACGGTCGCTAACGAGCGCGTGAAAAACGTCTCCAACAATCCACGCTGGGCAGTCTCTAACTGGGCGAATATCTGGATTGCACAGTGA
- a CDS encoding HD domain-containing protein, with the protein MSSIGKGAAIPDSTLARAITDYIRDTETDLLFNHSSRVYHFGALAGLQRGLKFDRELLYAGAMFHDIGLMPSHSSDHERFEVDGAHAARDFLRSHGISDEDAYTVWTAIALHTTPGVPQHMHPVVALVTAGVEMDVLGLTYDQYTDAEREAVVTAFPRSPKFKEDIIQAFYDGIKHKPDTTFGNVKADVIADKEPHFHRGNFCSVIRCSHWHG; encoded by the coding sequence ATGTCCTCTATCGGTAAAGGCGCAGCGATCCCGGATAGTACGCTGGCGAGGGCGATCACAGATTACATCCGTGACACTGAAACAGACCTTCTGTTTAATCATTCCAGCCGTGTCTATCATTTTGGTGCACTGGCTGGCCTCCAGCGCGGACTGAAGTTCGACCGTGAATTGCTCTATGCCGGGGCGATGTTCCACGATATCGGCCTCATGCCGAGCCACAGCAGTGACCATGAGCGTTTTGAGGTTGATGGCGCTCATGCTGCGCGTGATTTCCTGCGTAGTCACGGCATTTCAGATGAAGATGCCTATACCGTCTGGACGGCCATCGCGCTTCACACGACACCGGGCGTGCCGCAGCATATGCACCCAGTCGTGGCGCTTGTAACCGCTGGCGTTGAGATGGATGTGTTGGGACTGACCTATGACCAATACACGGATGCCGAACGTGAGGCCGTGGTCACAGCGTTTCCGCGCTCGCCGAAGTTCAAGGAAGATATCATTCAAGCCTTCTATGACGGCATAAAGCACAAGCCGGATACGACTTTCGGCAACGTCAAGGCTGATGTCATCGCCGATAAAGAACCGCATTTCCATCGCGGAAATTTCTGTAGCGTTATCCGCTGCTCACACTGGCACGGTTAG